The following proteins are encoded in a genomic region of Streptomyces lunaelactis:
- a CDS encoding NHLP family bacteriocin export ABC transporter peptidase/permease/ATPase subunit gives MTAQQQLPPAGRGRHRPDSAPASRRRAHGGRPPGPPKVKKRKAVRTPTVLQMEALECGAASLAMVLAHFGKHVPLEELRIACGVSRDGSRASNLLKAARSYGLQAKGMQMEPAALAEVQAPAILFWEFNHYVVYDGMGRKLGRRGVHINDPDKGRRFVSMEDFDTSFTGVALVFEPTEAFRRGGRKPGIMGAVPARMRGTTGTLLAALLASLLLVAVGAAMPALSRTYIDMFLIGNQTSLLGPLFASMATMVALTAVLTALQQANLLRGRIISSTLSSARFLRHLLRLPVTFFAQRSPADLVQRLQSNDAVAETLARDLAAAGVDGVVVILYAFLLWTYDPQLTFVGVLIALLNVVAMRIVIRLRATNTQKLRADSARLTNTSYTGLQLIETMKATGGENGYFRRWAGQHATTLEVQQRLGVPSAFLAVVAPTLATLNSALILWIGGLRAVEGHISIGLLVAFQALVTRFTAPIARLNGVAGRIQDFAADVARLKDVENFPVDSLYSRREPDASTRRLTGHVTLENVTFGYSPLDKPLLSGFSLAVGPGRQVALVGGSGSGKSTVSRLISGLYSPWEGTIRIDGQRLEDISRSALAASVSFVDQDVFLFEGTVRDNVALWDPSITDEAVVTALKDAALYDDVIARRPDGIHSRVEQDGRNFSGGQRQRLEIARALVRRPSILVLDEVTSALDAETERVIIDNLRRRGCACVVIAHRLSTVRDSDEIVVLDHGSVVERGRHEDLVAAGGPYAELVKEH, from the coding sequence ATGACCGCGCAGCAGCAACTGCCTCCGGCGGGCCGCGGCCGGCATCGCCCCGACAGCGCGCCCGCCTCCCGGCGCCGCGCGCACGGCGGCCGCCCCCCAGGGCCCCCCAAGGTCAAGAAGCGGAAAGCCGTTCGCACCCCCACCGTGCTCCAGATGGAGGCCCTGGAGTGCGGGGCCGCCTCGCTGGCCATGGTGCTCGCGCACTTCGGGAAGCATGTGCCGCTCGAGGAGCTGCGTATCGCGTGCGGTGTATCCCGCGACGGCTCGCGGGCCAGCAACCTGCTCAAGGCCGCCCGCAGTTACGGCCTGCAGGCCAAGGGTATGCAGATGGAACCGGCCGCGCTCGCCGAGGTGCAGGCGCCCGCCATCCTGTTCTGGGAGTTCAACCACTATGTCGTCTACGACGGCATGGGCCGCAAGCTCGGCCGCCGTGGCGTACACATCAACGACCCCGACAAGGGCCGCCGTTTCGTGTCGATGGAGGACTTCGACACCAGCTTCACCGGGGTCGCCCTGGTCTTCGAGCCGACCGAGGCCTTCCGCCGGGGCGGCCGCAAACCGGGAATCATGGGCGCCGTGCCCGCGAGGATGCGCGGCACGACGGGCACCCTGCTGGCCGCTCTGCTGGCCAGCCTGCTGCTCGTCGCCGTCGGCGCGGCGATGCCGGCGCTGAGCCGTACGTACATCGACATGTTCCTGATCGGCAACCAGACCTCGCTGCTGGGACCCCTCTTCGCGTCGATGGCCACGATGGTGGCGCTCACCGCCGTGCTGACCGCTCTCCAGCAGGCGAATCTGCTGCGCGGCCGCATCATCTCGTCCACGCTCAGCAGCGCACGCTTCCTGCGGCATCTGCTGCGGCTGCCCGTCACCTTCTTCGCGCAGCGCAGCCCGGCCGATCTGGTCCAGCGGCTGCAGTCCAACGACGCGGTGGCCGAAACTCTGGCGCGGGATCTCGCCGCCGCGGGTGTGGACGGGGTCGTCGTGATCCTCTACGCCTTCCTGCTGTGGACGTACGACCCTCAGCTCACCTTCGTCGGTGTGCTGATCGCCCTGCTCAACGTGGTCGCGATGCGCATCGTGATCCGGCTGCGCGCGACCAACACCCAGAAACTGCGCGCAGACAGCGCCCGGCTGACCAACACCTCGTACACCGGCCTTCAGCTGATCGAGACGATGAAGGCCACCGGCGGCGAGAACGGCTACTTCCGCCGCTGGGCGGGCCAGCACGCGACGACGCTGGAGGTACAGCAGCGTCTTGGCGTGCCGAGCGCGTTCCTGGCCGTCGTCGCGCCCACCCTCGCGACGCTCAACAGTGCGCTGATCCTCTGGATCGGCGGGCTGCGGGCGGTGGAGGGCCACATCTCGATCGGTCTGCTCGTCGCCTTCCAGGCGCTGGTGACGCGCTTCACCGCTCCGATCGCGCGGCTGAACGGCGTGGCCGGCCGGATCCAGGACTTCGCGGCCGATGTGGCACGGCTGAAGGACGTCGAGAACTTCCCGGTCGACTCGCTCTACTCACGCCGGGAGCCGGACGCGAGCACCCGCCGCCTCACGGGCCATGTGACGCTGGAGAACGTCACCTTCGGCTACAGCCCGCTGGACAAACCACTGCTCAGCGGCTTCTCGCTGGCGGTCGGCCCCGGCCGGCAGGTCGCGCTCGTCGGCGGATCCGGCAGCGGCAAGTCCACCGTCTCCCGGCTGATCTCCGGCCTCTACAGCCCCTGGGAGGGGACGATCCGGATCGACGGACAGCGCCTGGAGGACATCTCCCGCAGCGCACTGGCCGCCTCGGTCTCCTTCGTCGACCAGGACGTCTTCCTCTTCGAAGGCACCGTCCGGGACAACGTGGCGCTGTGGGACCCGTCGATAACCGACGAGGCCGTCGTCACCGCCCTCAAGGACGCGGCCCTCTACGACGACGTGATCGCGCGGCGCCCCGACGGCATCCACAGCCGGGTCGAACAGGACGGCCGCAATTTCTCCGGCGGGCAGCGCCAGCGGCTCGAGATCGCCCGCGCGCTGGTGCGGCGCCCGAGCATCCTGGTGCTCGACGAGGTGACGAGCGCCCTGGACGCGGAGACCGAGCGGGTCATCATCGACAATCTGCGGCGGCGCGGCTGCGCGTGCGTCGTGATCGCCCACCGGCTGAGCACGGTGCGCGACAGCGACGAGATCGTGGTCCTCGACCACGGTTCGGTCGTCGAACGTGGCCGGCACGAGGACCTGGTCGCCGCCGGGGGCCCGTACGCCGAGCTGGTCAAGGAGCACTGA